In bacterium YEK0313, one genomic interval encodes:
- the cpnA_1 gene encoding Cyclopentanol dehydrogenase → MKTVLITGCSSGYGLETARHFHASGWTVVATMRRPGTGVLPTDERIRLLQLDVTRPESIAAAVEAAGPLDALVNNAGIGVVGAFEATPMAHIRKVFETNTFGVMAMCQAVIPQFRAKRSGVIVNVTSTVTLTPMPLTAAYTASKMAIEGFTGSLAHELAAFDIRAKLVEPGYAPTTRFAENADIRVEDLIPEAYAAFAAPIFAGFAQPALVTRESDVAEAVWQAVNDASGRLRFPAGADARALAGGL, encoded by the coding sequence ATGAAAACCGTCCTCATCACCGGCTGCTCCTCCGGCTACGGGCTTGAAACCGCTCGCCATTTCCATGCATCGGGCTGGACCGTCGTCGCGACGATGCGCCGGCCGGGGACCGGCGTCCTGCCAACCGACGAACGCATCCGGCTGCTGCAGCTCGACGTGACCCGGCCGGAGAGCATAGCCGCCGCGGTCGAAGCGGCCGGGCCGCTCGACGCCCTCGTCAACAATGCCGGCATCGGCGTGGTGGGCGCGTTCGAGGCGACGCCGATGGCGCATATTCGCAAAGTGTTCGAGACGAACACCTTTGGCGTCATGGCGATGTGCCAGGCCGTGATCCCACAGTTCCGCGCCAAGCGGTCGGGAGTGATCGTGAACGTCACGTCGACCGTGACACTGACGCCGATGCCACTGACGGCCGCCTATACCGCCAGCAAGATGGCTATCGAAGGTTTCACGGGCTCCTTGGCGCATGAGCTGGCGGCCTTCGACATCCGCGCCAAGCTTGTGGAGCCCGGTTACGCACCGACGACGCGTTTTGCCGAAAATGCCGACATTCGCGTCGAAGACCTGATACCGGAGGCCTATGCCGCTTTTGCCGCTCCCATCTTTGCCGGTTTTGCGCAGCCGGCTCTTGTGACCCGGGAAAGCGATGTCGCCGAAGCCGTCTGGCAAGCCGTCAACGATGCCTCCGGCCGGCTTCGCTTCCCTGCGGGAGCCGATGCCCGGGCCCTTGCAGGCGGTCTTTAG
- the exsA gene encoding Exoenzyme S synthesis regulatory protein ExsA: MSDPLAQIVALLRPRSVFSKGISGAGRWAVRYAAFGQPGFCVVMAGRCRLAVDGEEPVTLESGDFVLLPATPAFTMSGFEPATPVRIDPKTMPAPEEEVRHGRAEGPPDVRLFGGYFVFESPDAALLVPLLPGMIHVRGVERLALLVRLVSEEAASDNPGRDLVLGRLVEVMLIEALRTARPDGAPVGLLRGLADMRISAALKLIHGDVGRSWTVVGLAAAIGMSRSAFFDRFARAVGQPPMEYLLTWRMAVAKDLLRSRDLALDEVARRVGYGSASTFSIAFSRHVGQPPGRYARATGRVRDRRRAAFAGT, encoded by the coding sequence ATGTCCGACCCGCTGGCCCAGATCGTCGCGCTGCTTCGGCCGCGGTCCGTCTTTTCGAAGGGCATCAGCGGCGCGGGGCGCTGGGCCGTGCGCTATGCCGCCTTCGGGCAGCCCGGCTTCTGCGTTGTCATGGCGGGACGCTGCCGTCTTGCGGTCGATGGCGAAGAGCCCGTCACGCTGGAAAGCGGCGACTTCGTGCTGCTGCCTGCGACACCCGCCTTCACCATGTCGGGCTTCGAGCCGGCGACGCCGGTCCGCATCGATCCGAAAACCATGCCGGCACCGGAGGAGGAGGTTCGGCATGGCCGCGCGGAGGGGCCGCCCGACGTGCGCCTGTTCGGCGGCTATTTCGTCTTCGAGTCTCCCGATGCGGCTCTGCTCGTGCCGCTCCTGCCGGGCATGATCCATGTCCGCGGCGTCGAACGGCTGGCGCTGCTCGTCAGGCTGGTCAGCGAGGAGGCGGCTTCGGACAATCCTGGGCGCGACCTCGTGCTCGGCCGGCTGGTCGAGGTCATGCTGATCGAGGCCTTGCGGACCGCCCGCCCTGACGGTGCGCCCGTGGGCTTGCTGCGCGGACTTGCCGATATGCGCATTTCGGCGGCGTTGAAGCTGATCCATGGTGATGTCGGTCGGTCATGGACGGTGGTTGGGCTTGCGGCCGCGATCGGCATGTCGCGTTCGGCCTTTTTCGACCGTTTCGCGCGCGCTGTGGGGCAGCCGCCCATGGAATACCTGCTGACGTGGCGCATGGCCGTCGCGAAGGATCTGCTGCGCTCGCGGGATCTGGCCCTGGACGAGGTGGCAAGACGGGTCGGCTACGGTTCGGCGAGCACATTCAGCATCGCTTTCAGCCGGCATGTCGGGCAGCCGCCCGGACGCTACGCGCGCGCGACCGGACGGGTGCGCGATCGGCGCCGCGCGGCCTTCGCGGGGACGTAG
- a CDS encoding Alpha/beta hydrolase family protein: MIPVALDDCMAWLHPAAADTACGRAFVLVPALGFEELCTRRSLRILADRLALAGLATLRFDFHGTADSLGDETAPDRIIRWRADTHRAVERLREMTGAAEIGLLGLRFGALIAADVSAGRDDIAMLGLLAPPGSGRLHAREMAALSRIIAPQPEDGQGGVAVAGFRLAARTVEALRRLDWPVAAPCPRLLVAAQGPAANGLADRLAASDTSLQRLGFAGYERMICDPTASEVPFGVIDEIVAWARAQAPAAPATLSSPAGPAVLAGDGFTEEGVTFGPGGRLAGILCRPAAATGQVVIFTNSGGVPHIGWARMTVRFARALAARGIASLRMDFEGLGDSRTVVEPPTPFYYDAATRADISAAVDLVAAQGFGEIAVSGNCSGAHHAFHAALADARIRALALSNLECFVWGPRYKLPLGAWMAALPVSVELKKRSADETLSETARWQAWLKDRTVTLARRYAKPTVGALQRLAARFAPQARPADGGNAVAAGFAALSARGARVRLVYSEGDAGLDELELYAGPDGIEATRLPGIDKQVIAGADHPMTSSAAQAAMLAMIVDMLVDEASAKAA; encoded by the coding sequence ATGATCCCTGTCGCGCTTGACGATTGCATGGCCTGGCTGCACCCGGCGGCGGCCGACACCGCCTGCGGGCGGGCCTTCGTCCTGGTGCCGGCGCTCGGCTTCGAGGAACTGTGCACGCGGCGCAGCCTGCGCATCCTCGCCGACCGCCTCGCCCTGGCGGGGCTTGCCACGCTCCGCTTCGATTTTCATGGGACGGCGGACTCGCTCGGCGATGAGACCGCGCCCGATCGCATCATCCGCTGGCGTGCCGACACGCATCGCGCCGTCGAACGCCTGAGGGAGATGACCGGCGCGGCCGAGATCGGGCTCCTCGGCCTGCGCTTCGGTGCCCTGATCGCGGCCGACGTCTCGGCCGGGCGCGACGACATCGCCATGCTCGGCCTGCTCGCACCGCCGGGATCGGGCAGGCTCCATGCCCGCGAGATGGCGGCGCTGTCCCGCATCATCGCGCCGCAGCCGGAAGACGGGCAGGGCGGTGTCGCCGTGGCCGGCTTCCGCCTCGCGGCTCGGACGGTGGAGGCATTGAGGCGGCTGGACTGGCCGGTGGCGGCCCCCTGTCCGCGCCTGCTGGTCGCCGCCCAAGGGCCGGCGGCCAACGGCCTCGCCGACCGGCTGGCGGCATCGGACACGTCCCTGCAGCGGCTCGGCTTCGCCGGCTATGAGCGCATGATCTGCGATCCGACGGCGTCCGAAGTGCCCTTTGGCGTCATCGACGAGATCGTCGCCTGGGCGCGCGCGCAGGCGCCGGCGGCGCCGGCGACCCTGTCGTCGCCAGCCGGCCCGGCGGTTCTGGCGGGGGACGGTTTCACCGAGGAGGGGGTGACCTTCGGACCCGGCGGACGGCTGGCCGGCATTCTCTGCCGGCCCGCGGCCGCAACCGGCCAGGTGGTGATCTTCACCAATTCCGGGGGAGTCCCGCATATTGGCTGGGCCCGCATGACGGTGCGCTTCGCCCGCGCGCTCGCCGCCCGCGGCATCGCATCGCTGCGCATGGATTTCGAAGGGCTCGGCGACAGCCGGACGGTCGTGGAGCCGCCGACCCCGTTCTATTACGACGCCGCGACGCGCGCGGACATCTCCGCCGCGGTCGACCTCGTCGCGGCACAGGGTTTTGGCGAGATCGCGGTCTCCGGCAATTGCAGCGGAGCCCATCACGCCTTCCACGCGGCGCTCGCCGATGCGCGCATCCGCGCCCTGGCGCTGAGCAACCTCGAATGTTTCGTCTGGGGGCCCCGCTACAAGCTGCCGCTCGGCGCCTGGATGGCGGCGCTGCCGGTGAGCGTCGAGCTGAAGAAGCGCTCGGCCGATGAAACCTTGAGCGAGACGGCGCGCTGGCAGGCCTGGCTGAAGGATCGCACCGTGACGCTGGCGCGCCGCTACGCCAAGCCGACCGTCGGCGCCCTCCAGCGGCTCGCCGCGCGCTTCGCGCCGCAGGCCCGGCCTGCCGACGGCGGCAATGCGGTCGCCGCCGGCTTCGCGGCCCTGTCGGCGCGGGGCGCACGCGTGCGGCTGGTCTATAGCGAAGGCGATGCCGGTCTCGACGAACTCGAGCTCTATGCCGGGCCGGACGGGATCGAAGCGACACGCCTGCCCGGCATCGACAAGCAGGTCATTGCCGGGGCCGACCATCCCATGACATCATCGGCGGCACAGGCGGCGATGCTCGCCATGATCGTCGACATGCTCGTGGACGAGGCTTCGGCCAAGGCGGCCTGA
- the bcp_1 gene encoding Putative peroxiredoxin bcp: MATSVDAPDWSTIPAPADDGAARHLVGRELPSIVLAATDGGHVDLAALRGLTVVYAYPRTGRPGVDNPDGWDMIPGARGCTPQSCAFRDHFAELRALGVDHLFGLSTQAPAYQQEAVARLHLPFPILSDERLELTAALALPTFVTAGMTLLKRFTLVIRDGRIDRVFYPVFPPDRNAADVIAWLAAGRYPLSSSLDQGPLP, from the coding sequence ATGGCGACTTCTGTCGATGCGCCCGACTGGTCCACGATTCCGGCTCCGGCCGACGATGGTGCGGCGCGTCATCTCGTCGGCCGCGAACTGCCCTCGATCGTTCTCGCCGCGACCGACGGAGGCCATGTCGATCTCGCCGCGCTGCGCGGCCTCACCGTCGTCTACGCCTATCCGCGCACCGGCCGGCCGGGCGTCGACAATCCCGACGGATGGGACATGATTCCCGGCGCGCGCGGCTGCACGCCGCAGTCCTGTGCGTTCCGCGACCATTTCGCCGAGCTGCGCGCGCTGGGCGTCGACCATCTTTTCGGGCTGTCGACGCAGGCACCGGCCTATCAGCAGGAGGCGGTGGCCCGCCTGCATCTGCCTTTCCCGATCCTATCCGACGAAAGGCTGGAGCTCACCGCCGCGCTCGCCCTGCCGACCTTCGTGACCGCGGGCATGACGCTCCTGAAACGCTTCACGCTCGTCATCCGCGATGGCCGCATCGACCGCGTCTTCTATCCGGTCTTTCCACCTGACCGGAATGCCGCGGACGTCATCGCCTGGCTCGCGGCGGGCCGCTACCCGCTATCGTCTTCGCTCGACCAAGGACCACTCCCGTGA